In a genomic window of Sulfuriferula nivalis:
- a CDS encoding FAD-linked oxidase C-terminal domain-containing protein: MHTGCEHEHTATISKADLVKQLLALLPADCVLFEAEDLNPYECDGLSAYRQLPWVTVLPNSVEQVQAVMRLCHQYQLPVVARGAGTGLSGGALPHPNGVLLSLAKLKSILSVDTLGRTARVQPGVRNLAISQAVAAHGLYYAPDPSSQIACTIGGNVAENSGGVHCLKYGLTIHNILQVKLVDVTGELLVIGSEAFDSAGYDLLALITGSEGMLGVIVEVTVRLLPMPEQAQVVLAAFNDVEKAAAAVGDIIAAGIIPAGLEMMDKLAINAAEDYAHAGYPRDAEAILLCELDGMRADVVDQITRVQLILSQGGATEVRLAADDTARALLWKGRKAAFPAVGRLSPDYYCMDGTIPRRHLPLVLRRIAELSQQYGLAVANVFHAGDGNLHPLILYDANKPGELEQVEAFGGKILEFCVEVGGSITGEHGVGMEKINQMCVQFDALALTQFHAIKHAFDPQGLLNPGKAVPTLHRCAEFGAMHIHHGKTPFPELERF, translated from the coding sequence AATTGCTGGCGTTATTGCCCGCTGATTGCGTATTGTTCGAGGCCGAGGATTTGAACCCGTATGAGTGTGACGGCTTGTCGGCTTATCGCCAGTTGCCGTGGGTCACTGTATTACCGAATTCGGTGGAGCAGGTGCAGGCAGTCATGCGCTTGTGTCATCAATATCAGTTGCCAGTTGTGGCTCGCGGTGCTGGAACAGGACTATCGGGTGGGGCATTGCCACATCCTAATGGTGTGTTGCTGAGTCTGGCAAAACTCAAGTCTATATTGTCTGTAGATACACTGGGACGGACTGCGCGGGTACAACCTGGCGTGCGTAATCTGGCTATTTCACAGGCTGTCGCCGCACACGGTTTATATTACGCGCCAGATCCCTCATCGCAAATTGCCTGCACCATAGGCGGGAATGTGGCGGAGAATTCAGGCGGCGTACATTGTCTGAAATATGGTCTGACCATCCATAATATTTTGCAGGTGAAGCTGGTAGACGTGACCGGCGAATTGCTGGTGATAGGCAGTGAAGCCTTTGACAGCGCAGGTTATGATTTGCTGGCGCTGATAACCGGGTCGGAAGGTATGCTCGGCGTGATCGTTGAAGTGACCGTTCGGCTATTGCCTATGCCTGAGCAGGCGCAAGTGGTGCTGGCAGCGTTTAACGATGTGGAAAAAGCGGCAGCGGCGGTGGGCGATATCATTGCCGCAGGCATTATTCCAGCAGGTCTGGAAATGATGGATAAGCTGGCGATTAATGCCGCTGAAGATTATGCCCATGCGGGTTATCCGCGTGATGCAGAAGCTATTTTACTGTGCGAACTGGATGGTATGCGTGCCGATGTGGTTGATCAAATCACTCGTGTGCAGCTAATCCTGTCGCAAGGTGGTGCGACAGAAGTGCGATTGGCTGCAGACGATACCGCTCGTGCATTGTTGTGGAAAGGGCGGAAAGCTGCTTTTCCAGCTGTGGGGCGTTTATCGCCTGATTATTACTGCATGGATGGCACTATACCACGCCGCCATTTGCCGTTGGTGTTGCGGCGTATAGCGGAATTGTCACAGCAGTATGGATTAGCGGTGGCCAACGTGTTTCATGCGGGTGACGGTAATCTGCATCCGCTGATTTTGTATGATGCAAACAAACCCGGTGAGCTGGAGCAAGTAGAAGCCTTTGGTGGCAAGATCCTGGAGTTCTGTGTTGAAGTGGGCGGCAGTATCACTGGCGAACACGGTGTCGGTATGGAAAAAATCAATCAGATGTGCGTGCAGTTTGATGCGTTGGCACTGACGCAGTTTCACGCAATCAAACATGCATTTGACCCACAGGGCTTGCTCAATCCTGGTAAAGCTGTGCCGACTTTGCACCGCTGTGCTGAGTTTGGTGCGATGC